gttactaagctaaaaggggcatattcggcttcgatcattcaaccatataatgtagtttcgattacttgtgtctatttcgtaaaacatttataaaaattgcgcatgtattctcagcccaaaaatataaagggtaaaaaggcaaatgaaactcaccatactgtattttgtagtaaaaatacatataactatattgaacaactgaacaatgcagggttggcctcgaattcacgaacctatatcatttgtatatatattaaaacatatactcgtattcgaataaatctatatattatttttaataatatacttggtaaattatttgttatatagaaatatttatttataataatattgatagttttagtgataacaaaataataattttagtaagaatgataataatgataataatactatgttatataacaataattataaaacttttaataattctttttaaaacatactttaattaaattttaatcatttccataataatatttatatccaaaattgctatatttattatcttatcaataatattaacaccgggatattcatagttataataattataatcttcGCGTTTAATTTGAATGCTAATGACGATAGTTTCTTTTAACATTAATTTGTAATCATAATAGTATCACTAGCAATAGttcgataatactaatactaatattaataatattaataatgataatactactaattttgtaaatgataatactaataacaataatgataatatcgtAATTTGTATTAATGAAACTAATGTTACAAATCATATCATATagttaataataactaacataatatctataattaataatatttagaataacaataataataactatacataataataataataataataataataataataataataataataataataataataataatactaataataataatactaataataataataataataataataataatagtaataataattaatataaatgagTAATAAGAATATcaatattaagtaaataaataaagacTACCTCAAAAATGAATCCCACAAACAAAACAGCCCATGTGTGGCTCGAACCCCAGACCTCTCGATACCCAACACAACCCTTTACCATCTACACTGTCCTGCTTATTCTGTTTTAAACTTCATTCTAAATTATGTAACTCGTGTCTTTCTGCTTCTAACTTAATTCATCATACCCGTAATTTTATTTGAAACAAACTGAAGTCCAATCCAATAAGCCCAACAGTATATTAGTTAGCCCAAGTGAAGAAAAATCTCGGCCCAAATAAATAGAGGAAAAAAAATTAATACGTGACCCATGTTCTCTGTATCAATCGTTTTCATTCTTCATCATGATGATCATCATCATAATTTTTGTAACATATACtatatatcataatcattattgatAACATCATCATGGTGACACTATCCTCTTTCGTGTTTTACCATCAACATAATCAAATGATCGTCATCAACTTTATTACCATAACATCATCAACATTAATATGATCATATCGATCATCTCCTTCATACATGTGTCATCATCTTTGATCATTTCacgtacataatcatcatcattgatCTTGTAGCATCACTTCTGTAACATCACCATTATCGTCTCGTACTTCGTCTCCTTCATTATCACTCTCGTTCATCAACTTCACCATCATCATCGAGGTTGCTGTAGCAGAATGAGAATTAGTAGTTGTTACAGTTTAAACAGTCCAGGTACATAACGGAATCAATTAGCAACGAGCAGGTGGTGGCGATAATGGTTTCTGGGTTGGTGATTGTTATGGCAAGTTCAAGAAGGCTAGGAAAGAGTGAGAGGAGGGATATGAAGAGTGAAAGGTAGAGAGGCAGTGGTTATGGGTGGTATGTGTGGTGATTGTCTCGGTGGTGAAGGTGGCCGGTGACGGGTGTGGTTCAAGGGTGATAGGTTCTTGATATTGAAATTGAATGATCATATATTAATATGCatttgcatatatatgtatatacatttatatttagatAGTGGGGGACAAGTCTAAAATAAATGGCCAGTGAAGTCTCACGAAAATCGTGTACAGGGAAAGGAAGATTTAAATGATGGTGAGATATAGCCATATAGGTACATATTAATAAGTCAAATAAAAgcactaacataataataataatattattattataatataataaaaataactaaatgTGTAAATATAAAAAGAGAGCAGCCACAAATTTTAATTCTTGTGTCGACCAGTTTACTCACAGTGTAATTCGTTCCCCGTTGTTAAACTGTGGCAGATAAAAGTATTCAtaaaaaaaaatcccatattttcaaattaactatatttatttattttgttcattatggtataaaatttgagcattaactattaaataaaaattacatcaactgtccctctcatttatgggtaaaatataaaaagtgttaaaattaaataattagatcctaaatatacttttaatatgcctataacttatataactcattttcagatcaccttttattttaaaattacataagttcaaatttaacttgcttaatattaatcggaacaacaaacgattattacaatcattaaatatttatttttaatatactttatttatatatagagatatattttaaataataattattataatatcctatttttattttattaatttttaataacaacaacatataatacttcaagttatatttcgaattattatttatatatacatacacacatatctatttataattaattgttcgtgaatcgtcgagagcagtcgaaggtcaattgaatatatgaacatcgttccaatgttttctagactcaacattacatactttgcttattgtatcgaaattatataaagattaagtttaaatttggtcagaaattcccgggtcatcacacaatatGTGTAACAACAAAAAGAAAGAATGCAACCAAAAAAAACTCACCTGTAATAGGGTAGATATCACTGAAAATTTGTCTTCCAAATCCAAAATCGCTACCATAAAATTAAAAAACCCTAGGGTTAAATGATGATCGTAAAGACTCAAACCCGTTGCTTGATCATGTGAAATCCAAAACAATAGGGTTAAGCACAATCGCTGACAGAAAATCAAAACCCCTATTGTTACATAATAATCGCAGAGACAAAAAAGTCACAAAAACCAAAACCCTATGGTTAAATCGAAACGACCGCCATCAAGAAAGTAAACCATCAGATTGTGACACGAAATCAAGAGAAACGAAGGTCGATTCGCGCGACAGAATCGAATCCCTAGATTTGAAGGAAAATCGCAGAGAGCTGacggttttttttctttttaatagaGGAAAGAATGTTTTTTTGGGGTTTTTGTGAAGGCAACGACCAAAAGTTTGGTGGGTATTAGTATAACCATCAGATTGTCACACGAAATCAAGAGAAACCGAAGGTCGATTCGCGCGACAGAATCCAATCCCTAGATTTGAAGGAAAATCGCAGAGAGGAGGGAGAGGGAGGGAGGAGCTGacggttttttttttcttttttaatagaGGAAAGAATGTTTTTTTGGGGTTTTTGTGAAGGCAACGGCCAAAAGTTTGGTGGGTATTAGTATATAAGGTTAATGATAAAGATGCTAGATTTCTTTGAATTGTAATAATGTGGTGGTACTTTTTTCTGATACCATGTTAACGATAAAAATTGAGTAATGATTTTATTGATGTAGATACAAGTCGCTCATACATCAACATAAATAGGATTAGAGTACATGTTAAATCTAATGGACTAAGATAAGCTAACGAGCCCTTATAGAACACGGGCTAGATAATCTAAAACataaatagtccaatatataaaaataatactccgTCTAACAGTTTTTGGGCTTAAGAAACAAATTTGGGCCAATTTCAATTCAGGCCTTTGGAGTCTCATTCGTAAAAGATAGACTAGGACAGTATAATTAAAATGTCGAGCCCATCTAGTTAATTTAAAGAAGTCGACTGAAAAGAGAAGTTTTGTTTCTTTTCCTTGTTTTTGAAGCTCTGAACTATGTTTATCTAAATTGCACTCAGAAAAATGCAATGAGATGGGTTTTCTTGGACTTATTAGATGAGCAAATTTTCATACGTCACTTATGTTAAAAAATAAAGTTGAATTTTGTAATTACCCATATGTGTGAATAATACTCATTTTTGGTTAAGTTGATATAAATTGTTTCGTATTTGAATCTCGATTTTAATAGATGAATTGAATGAATTTAGTAGTTGAAAATGATCTATATTTTACAAACTCAAAACTGTcaatatataaaatatagatacAAATATATAATTGATTTTTTTCAAAACCAGATAAAAAACCAAAACCGTTATTTGTACAACCGGTTTTTTTCAACTCGGTTCAACCGGTTATCGTATttcatttttaacatttttttgccGGTTTTTTTCAGTTAAACTACTTGAAACAACAGCTATAACTATGTTGAAACAAAATACAAATAGTTCTTGTAAAGCAGCAACTCAAAATGTGTCACAAGCTAATATCAGTTCGGATTGTCGGGTTTTCATATATGATCAAGAAGCGCTTCGAAAAGTTTAATCAAGGTTCGTCATCCAAAAAGCACGATCATTCAACCACTTCGACAATGTTCAACTTACGAAAATCATCAAGAATAGACTACAACCATTTTATCAAGATGTAAGTCGTACTACTCTCATAAATGACTATTTTAATTTATGGGAACGGGCTACAATTGTAATTATGTAGGTTTTCGAAATTATAAATATGGTGTTTCTATAACTATTGACGTTTTGACCGCACCCTATGGTACGCCAAATTCTTATCTCGCCCTTACGGCTAGTTTATTTTATCCCGAGTcttggttattaatgaaacacacaaTTGCTTTTAATATATTTGTTTATCTATATAacggaaataatatatgattacatgaCACATTAACTGAATATAATTTAGATGATATAGTTTTTTTGATTCCACTAGATAacgcttttaataataataatgctatgcAGTTATTAAAATGTCGAATAAAACCAATTTTAGATGAGCTTAACTTCATTCCAGTTTTGTTGCTCATGTTATAAAATTGGTCGTGCAAGTGAACGACAAATGAATTATAGATGATTATATACATAGCTTTGCGTATGTATATTTCAAGCGTAAAAAGGCTAAAAGCGAAGAACCGCTCAGAGAAAATGATAGACCCCGAAGGTAGCGCGAACGCATGCTAATGCGAAGTGACCATTCACGAGCTTTCAGGATTGCGGAAGACGTTAGCAGAAGTTTTGGCGGATAACGAGCCGCGGGCACAAAGATGAATTCGCTAAGAGTTCCAAACCTATAAATAGAGAGATAggtctctcattttaggttgttgattccagGGAATTGCTCTAGCCTTTGTGACTAACTTGTGATCACGCCCAAGTGTAAACTCACATTGTGTTAAGGTAATTTCTTCAAGACCGGGAAGAGGTGATTGATCATTATCTCTTTTAATGAAAAACGATCATTAGGTCCCATAAACATCATCAACCACCCATTCTACCCCATTATTGCACTCAATCCTGGATTAGAGTAATAtcctaatctaggattgatcaattggcgtcaTCCGTGGGACACGCACAAAATTGAATTTGAAATTTTAAATGTCGTGATGTCGAATTGATTAATTTCGAATTTAATTTTAAAGTCGTGTACACTTTTTGATGATCTACAGGTAAGTGCGCTATCGAGAtaaagaagaaattgaagtggcGATAAAAAAGACAAATAGCAGACTTACTAATATTTTGTGTTCGCAAAGAAGTTAGAGCGAAAATTGTAAATATAATTGCAGATAGCGCAAGTATGATAGAAGGAAGTGAAATTTTTGCCAAACGGCAAAAGTCAGAATCAATAAACATGGTACGTAGGCACAGAAGAGGCCAAAAAAGGAAAGCTACAGAAATATGCGAGGCATGGCATTTAGTGCCAATTACATTCCCTTATATGCAAACTCAAGACATGTCGGAGAAGCCAATTGTCATATCGTGTAAGATCGCGGATGCAGGAATCACTATAATGAAAGTACATGTTGACAATGGCAGTAGTGTTGATATAATCTACGAGTAATGTTACCGCAAGTTACCAGAATGCATCAAAGCGAGCTAAAAACTGTTGCGGCTTTACTCTCAGGGTTTGCGGGAGAATCTGCTTGGCCTATAGATCAGTTATTATTAAACATAGAGCTTACTAATGCAGAGGACAAGATGTTGTCAAGACAGGCAAAACTAAATCTATACGTTGTGCGATTTAATTCTCGCTATAACTTGCTCTTAGGGAGGTCGGCGATAAGTAAATTGGGTATTATCCCGTCAACAATACACGGGATGATAAAATTCGCGACTCGTGCAGGGGTTGCGACAATGAATTCCGCAGACATAACACCAATATGTTCAGTAGTTAGCACTAAAGGGGCGGTTGCTGAGCATGCTGGTATGGAAGATAACATGGTTGTAATAAATCGCAAGTATCCGGAGAAACAAATAAAAATTGGTGTTAATCTGAATACGGATATAAAAAACAAAATTGTGCAATTATTAATTGCAAGTATGGATGTTTTTGCTTGGAGTGAGCAAGATATGACGGGTCTTCTGCGAGAGAATTCAGAGCATAGGCTCAATGCTAATCCAGCGTTGAAGCCAATTGTGCAAAAATGCAGGGGAATGGCCCCAGATCGCATGAAGTTGTTGTGCGGTGAAGTGGCAAAACTAGTAGACCCAGGAATTTTGCGCGAAGTAAAATACCAGACATGGGTTACGAACCCGGTTTTAGTGAAAAAGCCAGATGGGTCATGGAGGATGTGTATTAACTTTAAAGATATCAACAACGCCTGCCCGAAAGATAATTATCCACTTCCCTAAATTGATTGGAAGGTGGAATCGTTGCACGCTTTTCCTTACAAGTGCTTTTTAGATACGGCCAAAGGGTATCATCAGATCCCAATGGCGGAGGAAGACGAAGATAAAACTGCATTTCATACTAGAAAAGGCATATTTTGTTATGTCAAGATGACATTTGGGCTTAAAAATGCCGGCACAACATATCAGCGATTGATAGACATTGCGTTTGAAAGTCAAATTGGTCGAAATCTTGAAGCATATGTAGATGACTTGGTCATTAAGAGCATGTCACAAGAACATATTATGGTTGATATGATAGAAACTTTTACTAACTTGAAGCGAATTAACATGAAACTCAATCCGTCAAAATGTTGTTTTAGCGAAAAAGAGGGAAAGTTTTTGGGCTATTATGTGTCAGAGCAAGGAATTCAAGCAAACCCTAAAAAGATAGCCGCGATTGAGAACATGACTGCGCCCAAAATAGTAAAAGAGATGCAGAGTTTAACAGGATAGCTAGGTGCCTTAACGAGATTTCTGTCAAAAGCAGCGGAAAGGTAGTTGCCTTTCTTTCGGACTTTAAAAGGGTGTTTAAAGTAAAAGAATTTTGTATGGACAAGTGAGGCGGAAAGCGCATTTCAGGAAATAAAGAAATTGTTAGCAACTTTACCGACGTTAATAGCACCCGTTGAAGGCGAGGTGCTTTACCTTTACATCTCAATCGCGAATGAGGCTTTTGGGTCGGTGTTAGTTGCGGAGCGACAAAAAGCGCAGAAGCCAGTTTAGTTTGTTAGTAAGGCATTGGAGGGAAGCGAGATAAACTACGCGCCAATTGAAAAGTTTGTTTACGCATTACTCCTAACGTCGCGACGGTTGCGAAAATATTTTCAGGGACATCCAATTCATGTGTTAACTGATGTGCCAGTTAAGCATGTTTTAAGCAAGCCAAACATATCTAGAAGACTCGCCAAATGGGCAATTGAATTGGGGGCGTATGAAATCACTTATCTACCACGAACTCCAGTAAAAGGTCAAGTGATCGCATATTATCTTGCGGAAATGACTGGTGAATTAGAAGTAATTCACGAAAGAATTGAATTAAAGCCAGTCCAAGGCGAAACTTGGGACTTATTTACAGATGGTGCATCGTGCACTgagactgtgacgacccggaaatttccaaccaaatttaaacttaatatttatatggtttcgacacgataagaaaagtctgttaagttgaatctcaaaattttgaaatatgttcatgtattcatttaacctcgactagatttcgacgattcacgaaccattatatatattggatacgaatatatatatgtagatatatatgtatatatattataacttggaagagttaacaaagtattaaatgaataatactttactttaaatgtatttgtctcaatatatgtttaatatattcatctacgaaaTTAGAAGGTAATACCAATGATTGATTTAGTAGATACTTCGGCACTTATAAATCCCGTAAATATTATGATATGGTTATAGGACTATGTTGTGAGgttcacgttgatttgagaaatcgtttcttttaacaatattcagaataaatggtaaagtgttcatACGGGTTTTTCGAgccggatagagctaaggaaattatgggttatagctatggagggtatgggtatgattcgggggtatagctcgtgaggccaatctagtgtttatcatttccgaggcgtctacgtactttcctgcaatattgaatcacaatattgatacgtgagcattcatatcttatcttttatatattaatagtgtatccatgtcta
The window above is part of the Rutidosis leptorrhynchoides isolate AG116_Rl617_1_P2 chromosome 1, CSIRO_AGI_Rlap_v1, whole genome shotgun sequence genome. Proteins encoded here:
- the LOC139853652 gene encoding uncharacterized protein, coding for MHQSELKTVAALLSGFAGESAWPIDQLLLNIELTNAEDKMLSRQAKLNLYVVRFNSRYNLLLGRSAISKLGIIPSTIHGMIKFATRAGVATMNSADITPICSVVSTKGAVAEHAGMEDNMVVINRKYPEKQIKIGVNLNTDIKNKIVQLLIASMDVFAWSEQDMTGLLRENSEHRLNANPALKPIVQKCRGMAPDRMKLLCGEVAKLVDPGILREVKYQTWVTNPVLVKKPDGSWRMCINFKDINNACPKDNYPLP